In Defluviimonas aquaemixtae, the sequence TCCCGCGGTCGCGCTCATTGGCCAGCATCGTCGACGGCAGGACCACGATCCGTGTCCGAAGGCCCCGGGTCGAGAACGGCACGCTGACCGTATCGGACAAGCGCAGTTCCACCCGCCCGATCCGGCGCCACGCGTAGCTGTCGGCCACGATTCCGCGCAGCGTCACGACGCCCAAGGCGAGCCGAATCGCGCAGACAAGAAAGCCCGAGGCGAGGAACGCAAGAAGCCCCTGCCCGACCGGTCCCGCCATCGCGTCGACGACGCGGCCCCTGGCGCCCAGAAGCCGTTCGACCTGGGAGGCCTCCATGTCGATGTTTCCCTGAAGATATTGGGCGACGATGAAATCGGACAGGTTGACCGCATGGTCGGCGGGCACATAGCCCGACCGCATCCCGAGCGAGACGAGCGCGACGAAGGCAGGACTGAGAAGCACAGCGAGAAAGAGCGCCCTCAGGAAACGCAGACGCGCGGTGACCGCATGCGAAAGCCCGACAAGCGCTAGACCGCGCCCGGCCAACAGCCACAGCGCAAAGACCAGAACCAGAAGCAGGTTCACGTCCAGATAGGCGTCTATGAGGGCGCTAGCGATTGTCATCCCTGAGCCTATTGTCTATGAGCGCCCGGATCTCGTCGAGCGCCTCCTCGGACAGGTCGTTGTCGTCGACGAGTCGCGCCACGAGGCTGACGGGCGTATTGTCAAAGAGCTTCTCCGACAGGTTCCTGAGCGATCGGGACTGGTATTCATCCTTCTCGAGCGCCGGACGGTAAACGAAGGTCTTGCCGTCCTTGGTGCTCGTCACGAATTCCTTCTGCTCGAGAATGCGCAGGATCGTGGCAGCGGAAGTGTAGGCGAGCTTACGCGCCGGCGCGAGCGCGTCCTGTACGTCGCGCACCGTCGCCTCCCCCAGTTCCCAGAGCTTCGACATGAACTCCAGCTCCACCTCGGTCAGGAACTTCACCTTCCTCTTGCGGCTCATCTCGGCGTTCTCATTTTTTTGCTGCACGATCCTCGTTCCGATCTTGTAGCAGATTTCCCTTTGGTTTTCATGCTTTCCCGCGCGTTCAGACTTTCCAGAAGCAGAACAGGCCCCAGGCGATGGCGATCGCCAACGGCCACCAGAGCGGCATTCCGAAGAGCCAGAGCCACGCCATGAAGATGTAGGACGTACCCAGAAGCGTCATGAATAGTCGGTCGCCGCGTGTTGTCACCAGCCCGAGAACACCCTTCCGTTCGGCCCCGCCGGGGCGCACGATCTCGAGGACCGTGAGCGCGCCCATCGCGCCGAATATGCCGATGAAGACCGCGAGCGTCGCAGGCGTCCAGGCCATCCAAAACGATGGCCAGAGCGGCGCGGTCCAGGAAAAGCCCTTCTCTTCGGCTTTGCCCAGATCGCCCCAGCCCTGCGTCTGGGCGGCGGCGGCGAGGGGGGCGAGGCTGAATAGGATCGCAAGCAGGCGCATCATACCCTCCCCAGGGCGAAGCCCTTGGCGATGTAGTTGCGGACGAACCAGATGACGATGGCTCCGGGGATGATGGTGAGCGTTCCGGCCGCCGCCAACAATCCCAGCTCGTAACCGGCCGAAGACGCCGTCCGCGTCATCGTGGCGGCGATCGGTTTGGCATAGACCGCGGTCAGCGTCTTCGCCAGCAGAAGCTCGACCCAGGAGAACATGAAGCAGAAGAAGGCGGCAACGCCGACGCCCGCCTTGATCGTCGGGATGAAGATCGTGGCGAAGAAGCGTGGGAACGAGTAGCCATCGACGAACGCGGTCTCATCCAGCTCCTTCGGCACTCCGCGCATGAAGCCTTCGAGAATCCAGACCGCGAGAGGGATGTTGAACAGGCAGTGCGCGAGCGCGACCGCGATATGCGTGTCGAAGAGCTCCATCGCCGAGTAGAGTTGGAAGAAGGGCAGCGCGAAGACCGCCGCCGGCGCCATCCGATTGGTCAGGAGCCAGAAGAACAACTGCTTGTCGCCGAGGAAGCGGTAGCGCGAGAAGGCATAGGCCGCCGGCAGCGCCACCGTGACGGAAATCACTGTGTTTATCGTTACGTAGATGATGGAATTGATGTAACCCCAGTACCAGGTCGGATCGGTGAATATCGTCTTGTAGCTCGCCAGCGTCCAGGTCTGGGGAAAAAGCGAGAACCCTCCCAGAATCTCCTGTGTGGTCTTGAAGCTCATCGCCACGAGCCAGTAGATCGGCAACATGAGGAAGAGGATGTAGAGGATTGGAATGATTGATCGCTTCTTCATCTTGATCCCCTATTTCACGTCGTGCCGCGTCATCAGCGTGTAGAACAGCCACGAGACGAAAAGCGTGATCGCGAAGTAGATCAGGCTCATCGCCGCCGCCGGGCCGAGGTCGAACTGGCCAAGTGCGATCTTCACGAGGTCGATCGACAGGAGCGTCGTGGAGTTGCCGGGCCCGCCCCCCGTCAGCACGAAGGGCTCGGTGTATATGTTGAAGCTGTCCATGAAGCGCAGAAGAATGGCGATGGTCAGCACCTGCTTCATCTTCGGCAACTGGATGTAGCGGAACACCGCCCAGTTCGACGCCCCGTCGATCTTCGCGGCCTGGTAGTAGGCATCGGGGATTGAGACAAGCCCCGCATAGCACAAAAGTACGACCAGCGAAGTCCAGTGCCAGACATCCATGGTGATGATCGTGACCCAAGCCGCTATCGGGCTCCGCGTCATGTTGTAATCGATGCCGAGCGTGTGGTTCATCAGGTAGCCGAGCAGACCGATGTCGGGGAGCGTGAAGATGTTCCACATCGCGCCCACGACGTTCCACGGGATCAGCATCGGCAGCGCCATCGTGACCAGGCAGACCGGCACCCAGAACCCCTTGCGGGGCATCGACAGGGCGATGATGATGCCCAGCGGCACCTCGATCACGAGGATCATGAAGGTGAACAGGAACTGACGCCCGAGCGCGGCGTGGAACCGTTCGGAGCGCAAGATATCCTGGAACCATCCCAGTCCGTGCCAGAAGAACTGGTTGTTGCCAAAGGTTTCCTGCACCGAGTAGTTCACGACCGTCATCATCGGGACGAGCGCGTTGAACGCGACGAGGATGAGGACCGGGAGGACGAAGAGCCAGCCCTTCTGGTTGACCTTGCGCATCAGGCGGCCCTCCCTTTTTCGCTGGCGATCCATCCGTCCCGGTACAGCCGCGTCTGCTCGGGCTTGAAGGAAAGGTGAACGGTGTCGCCCTGTCCCGGCGCCGCACCTTCGACCACGGCGCTGATGCGCGCATCGCCCGCGACAGCCTCGACGACCGAGTGGCGGCCGAGGTCCATTACCTTGCGCACGGTCGCCGGAACGCCTGCCTCGGACAGCGCAACGAATTCCGGCCGGACGCCGATTTCGTGGCGGCCCGATCCGGCTGAGATAGTTCCTTCAAGCACGATCCGCTGACCAGCGAAGAAGGCCGCGCCGTCCCGAACTTCGGCCGGCAGGACATTCATGCCGGGCGAGCCAATGAAGTGGCCCACGAATGTATGCGCCGGGCGTTCGAACAGCTCCACGGGCGTGCCGATCTGCACGACCTCGCCTTCCTGCATCACCACGACCTGATCGGCGAAGGTCAGCGCCTCGGTCTGGTCGTGCGTGACATAGATCATCGTCACGCGCACGCGCTGGTGCAGCTCTTTCAGTTTCGACCTGAGTTTCCATTTCAGGTGCGGATCGATCACGGTCAGCGGCTCGTCGAACATGATGACGTTGACGTCGTCGCGAACAAGGCCGCGGCCCATGGAGATTTTCTGCTTGTTGTCAGCCGTCAGGTGCGCGGCGCGGACGCTCAGCATCTCCGTCACTTCGAGCATCGCGGCGATCTCTTCGACTCGCGCTTTTACATGCCCCTCGTCGACCCCCCGATTCCTGAGCGGAAAGGCAAGGTTGTCGTAGACCGTCATCGTGTCGTAGATGACGGGAAACTGGAACACCTGCGCGATATTGCGCTTGTCCGGCGGAAGCTGCGTCACGTCATTGCCGTCGAAAAGGATCCGCCCTTCCGTAGGGTAAAGAAGTCCGGAAATGATATTCAGAAGTGTGGATTTCCCGCATCCTGACGGACCGAGAAGAGCGTAGGCGCCGCCGTTCTCCCAGTCGAGATCAATCTCCTTCAGCGCATAGTCCTCGGGGCCTTTCGGATCGGCCATGTAGCTGTGGCGCAGCTTTTCAAGCGTGATCTTCGCCATCTCTTCCCCTCAGGCCACGAGCGCGCCGTCGGGCGCGAAATAGAAGCAATGCGCGGGGTCCATGAAGAACTCATGATCCTCGCCGACGCGGTAGGGATGGACGCCAGAGGCGAGCGACACCCAGGTCTCTTCCCCCATCCGGAAATGCGCGGTCGACTCTGAGCCCGACAGCTCGGTGATCTGCACGGTTCCGGTCATGGGCACATGCGCGGTTTCCGTACGCACGGGCGAAACGTAGTTCGGCCGCACCGCGACGGTGTAGGTGCCGTCCTTTAGTTCGGCCGCAGGGCCGATAAGCCGCCAGCCGACGCCGTGTCCAAGCTCGGCCCGGTCGCCTTTTTTCGCGACCATCGCCGAGTTGATCGGCGGGTCGGAGAAGACGCGGGCCGACGTCAATGTGTTGGGGTGCCGGTAGATCTCGGCCGTCGGGCCGAATTGCGTGACGTATCCGTCCTGCATCAGCGCCGTCTTGCCGCCGAGCATCAACGCCTCGGCCGGTTCCGACGTCGCGTAGACGACCACCGCGCCACGACCGGCGAACAGCTCGGGCAGCTGGTCGCGCAACTCCTCGCGCAGCTTGTAGTCGAGATTGGCGAGCGGTTCGTCGAGAAAGACGGCGGTGGATTCCTTGGCGATAGCGCGGGCGAGCGCGGTCCTCTGCTGCTGCCCGCCAGAGAGTTCATGCGGACGGCGGTGGAGCATTGGACGCAGCTGCAGCACATCCGCCGCAGCCTCAACGCGCCCCTGGATCTCGGACTTCGGCAGACGCGCCACCCGGAGCGGCGAGGCGATATTGTCGAACACCGTCATGTGGGGGTAATTGACGAAGAACTGGTGGACGAGGCTGATGTTGCGCTTCTGCGGGCTCATCCCGGTGACGTCCTGCCCATCCATGAAGATCTGCCCGGAAGACACCCGGTCGAGCCCGGCCATCAGCTTGATCAGCGAGGTCTTGCCCGATCCCGTCTCGCCGAGGAGAATGTTGAATCGTCCCGGCTCCAAGACAAGCGAGGTTTCCTTGATATGCGTCACCTGGCCCACGCGCTTGGTGATCGCCTTGAGTTCGAGCGCCATGTCCCCTCCCCGGCACGATCCGCGACGGCCGCTCGCGGGTCGCGAAGGCCGGGGCGCAGCCGCCCCGGCCGGACCCGCCCGGCGCGATGGCCGGACGGGAGTTTCGCTTGGTCTCAGTTCTCGGCCCAGCGGGCCACGAGCTCGTCGTAGTTGACGGTCTCGCCCTGGGGCTTCTCGTTATCGAGCTTGGCCTTCGGACCGTCCGGCTTGCCGAGCCATTCCGAGGGATCGACTTCGGGGTTCAGCCGGGGACCGCAGCCGCCGTATACGCCGGCAGATTCGTCGGCCGCCTGCATCCGGGCCATGGTGATGTCCATCTCTTCGGCCAGTCGGTCCATCGCTTCCTGCGGCGTGAAGGCGCCGGAGTTCACGTCACCGATCTGCTGCCACCAGATCTGGGCCAGCTTCGGATAATCAGGCACGTTGATCCCCGTAGGCGACCAACGCACGCGGTCCGGCGAGCGGTAGAATTCCACCAGACCGCCGAGCTTCGGCGCGCGTTCGGTGAAGCTTTCATGCCGGACAGTGCTGTCGCGAATGAATGTCAGACCCACATGCGACTTCTTGGTGTCGACAGTCTTCGACGTCACGAACTGCCCATAGAGCCAGGCCGCCTTGGCTCGGTCCTCCGGGGTCGACTTGAGGAAGGTCCACGATCCCACGTCCTGATAGCCGACCTTCTGGCCTTCCTGCCAGTAGGGGCCGTGCGGCGAAGGCGCCATCCGCCACAGCGGATTGCCCTCGTCATCGACGGTGTTGTTGCCCTCGGATTTCGGCTTCACCATGTCGGCGGTGAAGGCCGTGTACCAGAAGATCTGCTGGGCGACGTTGCCCTGAGACAGCGCCGGCAGCGACTGGTAGAAGTCGTAGGAGGCCGCGCCCGGAGGTGCGTACTTCCTCAGCCACTCGTCCCATTTGGCGATGGCGTAGACCGCCGCGGGACCGTTCGCCTCGCCGCCACGGCTCACGCTCGCGCCGACGGGGTTGCAGGTGCCCGCTTCCATGCGGATGCCCCATTCGTCGATCGGCACGCCGTTCGGCTCGCCCTGGGTGCCGGCACCGGCCATCGACAGCCAGGCGTCGGTCATCCGCCAGCCGAGGTCCGGGGCGCGCTTGCCGTAATCCATGTGGCCGTAGATCTGGACCCCGTCGATTTCCTTCACGTCGTTGGTGAAGAACTCGGCAATGTCCTCATAAGCCGACCAGTTGACCGGCACACCGAGATCGTAGCCGTATTTTTCCTTGAACTGCGCCTGCAGGTCCTCGCGGTCGAACCAGTCCTTGCGGAACCAGTAGAGGTTCGCGAACTGCTGATCTGGAAGCTGGTAAAGCTTGCCATCCGGGCCGGTCGTGAATTGCTTGCCCATGAAGTCATCGAGGTCGAGCCCGGGGTTGGTCACGTCGGCCCAGCCCCCCGCCATCATGTCGCTGAGCGGATAGGCCAGCTGAAGGCGCGAATGGGTACCGATGAGGTCCGAGTCGTTGACATAACCGTCATAGAGGTTGCGTTGCGTCTGCATCTGCGTCTGCACCGCCTGCACCACCTCGCCTTCGCCGAGGATCTGGTGGTTCACCTTGATGCCGGTGATCTCCTCGAACGCCTTGGTCAGGACCTCCGATTCATAGGAATGTGTCGGAATGCCTTCCGACAACACGTTGATCTCCATGCCCGCATAGGGCTCGGCGGCGCTGATGAACCATTCCATCTCGGCCATCTGCTCTTCTTTCGAGAGCACCGAGGGCTGGAATTCGTCGTCGATCCATTTCTGTGCGGCCGCGGCATCGGCAAAAGCCTGCCCAGCCCCCGCAATGACCGCAGAAACGGCCACCGCGGAGAGAAGATACTTCCGCATCCTGTCTCCTCCCTGTTCATGTTGGGCCAGCGGAAACTGGCCGACAGATCATCCATGGATGCGCCGGCGTTTGTCAAACTAAATATTTAGTAGACGCGAGCCTGCTTTGGCCAAGCCTGTATATAACTGTTTTGACTAACTTTTCTCGCCGCCTTTGGACAACTTTCGGGGCGGAAAAGCGTTCATGTCAGTCGCCGCAACCACGGCAAGACTTAGCAAAACCTCGGCGGAAGTCGGGGATAGTTGAGGCGAATAAACCGGCCTAAACACAACTATACCGAATAATCGCCCCGGTTCCGGCACATTGTCGCCACATCTCGATGGCGGGATGGCTGCGAAAGCTGCCACTTTCGCGAGACCGCCACCATGATGCTGCCGCTCTGGACTCGCGGACCGATTGACGTATCGCTCCGCACAATCGCTCTTTGCGCGCTCGTCGCGCTTGGCCTGCCCCACGGCTCTCAGGCCGCTTCGCGGATCGATCCCGCGCGGCTGGCGCCGAAAAGTGCGATCGCCGCGCCATCGGGCGCCGCGACCCTGTGCCACCGCTACGGCTGGGCCTGTTCGGGTAGCGGCGCTGCAATTGCCCCAAGCGACCTGCTTCATCATGCCCGCCGTGTCAACACGGCCGTAAACGCTCGGACCCGCGAGTTGTCGGACCGGAGCCAGTACGGCATCGAAGAGATGTGGGCCCTTCCCACCCGGCGCGGCGGCGACTGCGAGGATTTCGCGCTCGAGAAGAAGCGTCGGCTGATCGCGGCCGGTCTTCCGGCGCGTTCTCTGCTGATCGCCACGGTTCTCGACCAACGGCGCAACTCGCATGCGGTTCTGGTGCTGCGCACCGAACAGGGCGACTTCGTGCTGGACAATTTACGGTCCGGCATCCTCGACTGGCGTCGCACGGGCTACAGCTTCCTCAAGATGCAGAATCCCGAGCGGCCGGCACGCTGGGACGCGATCCTGGCCGGCGGCGTCTTCGGGCGGGTGTAAATCCGGCAGGCTGCGGCACTAGTGAGGCTCGACCGTCACCGCGTCTGCGCAAATGCAGACCAAGACCTCGAGAAACGCGTCGAGCATCGCAACTCACCAGTGATTAGTTGCGCTTCGTGATGTAGCCCCAGACTTCTCCAAGCGTCCAGGCCGAACTCAAGAGCATCACGAAAGGCAGCGCGCGAAGATAGCGCCCCGCCCTTCCCTTCGACGCCTGGATGCGGAAATGCCGGAACCAGAGAACCGGGGCGATCAGCGGGCTTGCCAGGATCAGCACCCAGCGCTTGCCCGCGGGCATGTCGCGCACCCGGATTTCTCCGAACAGCCGGCCCCAGCCAAAGCGTTCCGGCAACAACTGGCGAAACGTTGTGGGCGGGCGCTGATGATGCACGACCAGCTCGTTCGAAAGCCACAGCGCCTCTCCCTTGTCGATCAGGTACCAGTGCACGATCGGCTCATGATAGCGATCCTTCCAGAGATGCCGCGTCTCCTCCAATGCCCACCGGGAATAGCTGAGATTGACGTCTGAAACCCAGTCGGCCGGGCCGCTGTCGAAGGGACGCCCGTAACGGCCGAAATCGGTGACGTAGAAGGACCAGTTGAGAATGCTCGCCGGCTCCTTGCACTCGATCGCGCCGCCGATGACGTTCTTGCCGGTCTCGGCATAGAGCCCGACAAGCACCCGCGCCCAATCCTTCTGCGGCCGCCCGCGATCCTCCAGAATGCCGATGATGTCGCCGGTCACGGCCGCAAGCCCAGCCGACCGGCGGCGGTCGTAAAGCTCGTGCTTGCCTGCCTCGCTGGTGATCGGCCTCTTCGGCACGATGCGGCCGAGGGGCAAGAACTTCACGTCCGGAAACTCGTCCTGATACGCGGCGATGTCGGCGATGCTGTCGTCGTAGGGCACGATGACTTCCAGTGGCGGCGGGTTCTCGAATGCCGCGACGTCGCGCAGAAAGTCGCGCACATATGTGCCGCCTTCGACGACCGTGAGCACGATCGACAGCTTCGGATCCTCGTCCATGTCTCTTCCCCCGCCTGTCCTGTCCTGCGCCACGATCACACCCGCATCGGCCCAAGGTTCTCGAGCTCGACCGCCTGCCCGCTGCGTGTCGATTCCGCCACCGCCGCGGCGACCTCGATCGCGCGGAGACCGGCATGTCCGTCGGCGATCCGCAGTTCCGTCTTGCCCTCGACGAGGTCGATGAATTCGGAAAGCTCGTCGGCGAACGACTTCACCGCCGTCGTCTTCCACGACTGCAGTTTCTCGCGCACCGCGATGTCTAAGTAACGCTTCGTCGTCCGGCGCTGCGCCCCGCCCGGCCGATCCATGACGATCAGGTCGTTGCGCATCGGCGCATAGGCCCCGCGCACCATGCCCTTCGTGCCGTAAGCCTCGACCATGCTCTTGTAGCCGTTCCAGTCGTTCCAAGAGGCTTGGTAGATCGCCGAAAGCCCGGACGGCGCGGTGAAGACCGCCATTGCGTTGTCCTCCGACCCCTCAACACCCCAGACCTTGTTCGAGGAGACGCCGTAGACCCGCGTGATCTCGCCCATCAGATGGCGGCCCATGTCGGTCATGTGGATTCCCACATCCCACATCGCGCCCCCGCCCGAGAGTTCGGACTTGTACTCCCAGTCATGCGCGAAGTTCGAAAGCCCCGCGTGGCCGCCATAGATGCGGACATGGTCTATATCGCCAATCTCGCCGCTTTCCATCACGTCCTTCACGTAGGCGAAAGCGGGATAGTAGCGCATGTTGAAGCCGGCCCCGAGGTGCCGTTTCGCCGTCTTCGCGGCGGCGAGAATGCGGCGGCTTCCCTCGACCGTGTTGTGCAGCGGCTTTTCCGACAGCACGTGCAGGCCGTGCTCGAAGGCGGCAAGACACAAGGGTTCGCGCACATGAGCAGGCGTGGAGATCACGACGGCGTCCATGGGCACATCCAGGAAGGCGTCGAGATCGGTGAAAGCCGGGACGCCGTGGGCATGTGCCTTGGCTTTCTCAATCGTCATGTCCATGACGGCCACGAGTTCCGCCCGCGACTCTGAGAGGACCGTCGCAACGCGCATTTGGCCGATCTTGCCAGCCGCCCCGATCACTCCGATCCGCATGCCCGATCCTTCCCGGCGCGCCACCCAAAAAGCGCCAACCCAATCCGATAAACAATGCAATGGCGCTAGCATAGCCGATGGATTCGGGCCAGCTTGGGACCCGGTGACAGTTTCAATGGCGCGGCGCTGTGTCTATTCTGCGCCGCAG encodes:
- a CDS encoding M56 family metallopeptidase, encoding MTIASALIDAYLDVNLLLVLVFALWLLAGRGLALVGLSHAVTARLRFLRALFLAVLLSPAFVALVSLGMRSGYVPADHAVNLSDFIVAQYLQGNIDMEASQVERLLGARGRVVDAMAGPVGQGLLAFLASGFLVCAIRLALGVVTLRGIVADSYAWRRIGRVELRLSDTVSVPFSTRGLRTRIVVLPSTMLANERDRGIALAHELQHLRQGDVEWEIALGLIRPFLFWNPAFYLWKARMEELRELSCDRQVMARRRYRVAEYCDCLLSVCHDGLRRRRLLSAGAPAVALVRTENWIFGGRSAALLKRRMMSVIEGRAERHPTVICAALTLPILALTLAASVAIQKPGDWSPDRIMLSTIVNLERLEAVNGPVPSFGSPGY
- a CDS encoding carbohydrate ABC transporter permease, which gives rise to MRKVNQKGWLFVLPVLILVAFNALVPMMTVVNYSVQETFGNNQFFWHGLGWFQDILRSERFHAALGRQFLFTFMILVIEVPLGIIIALSMPRKGFWVPVCLVTMALPMLIPWNVVGAMWNIFTLPDIGLLGYLMNHTLGIDYNMTRSPIAAWVTIITMDVWHWTSLVVLLCYAGLVSIPDAYYQAAKIDGASNWAVFRYIQLPKMKQVLTIAILLRFMDSFNIYTEPFVLTGGGPGNSTTLLSIDLVKIALGQFDLGPAAAMSLIYFAITLFVSWLFYTLMTRHDVK
- a CDS encoding glycosyltransferase, with the protein product MDEDPKLSIVLTVVEGGTYVRDFLRDVAAFENPPPLEVIVPYDDSIADIAAYQDEFPDVKFLPLGRIVPKRPITSEAGKHELYDRRRSAGLAAVTGDIIGILEDRGRPQKDWARVLVGLYAETGKNVIGGAIECKEPASILNWSFYVTDFGRYGRPFDSGPADWVSDVNLSYSRWALEETRHLWKDRYHEPIVHWYLIDKGEALWLSNELVVHHQRPPTTFRQLLPERFGWGRLFGEIRVRDMPAGKRWVLILASPLIAPVLWFRHFRIQASKGRAGRYLRALPFVMLLSSAWTLGEVWGYITKRN
- a CDS encoding carbohydrate ABC transporter permease, whose amino-acid sequence is MKKRSIIPILYILFLMLPIYWLVAMSFKTTQEILGGFSLFPQTWTLASYKTIFTDPTWYWGYINSIIYVTINTVISVTVALPAAYAFSRYRFLGDKQLFFWLLTNRMAPAAVFALPFFQLYSAMELFDTHIAVALAHCLFNIPLAVWILEGFMRGVPKELDETAFVDGYSFPRFFATIFIPTIKAGVGVAAFFCFMFSWVELLLAKTLTAVYAKPIAATMTRTASSAGYELGLLAAAGTLTIIPGAIVIWFVRNYIAKGFALGRV
- a CDS encoding ABC transporter ATP-binding protein yields the protein MAKITLEKLRHSYMADPKGPEDYALKEIDLDWENGGAYALLGPSGCGKSTLLNIISGLLYPTEGRILFDGNDVTQLPPDKRNIAQVFQFPVIYDTMTVYDNLAFPLRNRGVDEGHVKARVEEIAAMLEVTEMLSVRAAHLTADNKQKISMGRGLVRDDVNVIMFDEPLTVIDPHLKWKLRSKLKELHQRVRVTMIYVTHDQTEALTFADQVVVMQEGEVVQIGTPVELFERPAHTFVGHFIGSPGMNVLPAEVRDGAAFFAGQRIVLEGTISAGSGRHEIGVRPEFVALSEAGVPATVRKVMDLGRHSVVEAVAGDARISAVVEGAAPGQGDTVHLSFKPEQTRLYRDGWIASEKGRAA
- a CDS encoding ABC transporter ATP-binding protein — protein: MALELKAITKRVGQVTHIKETSLVLEPGRFNILLGETGSGKTSLIKLMAGLDRVSSGQIFMDGQDVTGMSPQKRNISLVHQFFVNYPHMTVFDNIASPLRVARLPKSEIQGRVEAAADVLQLRPMLHRRPHELSGGQQQRTALARAIAKESTAVFLDEPLANLDYKLREELRDQLPELFAGRGAVVVYATSEPAEALMLGGKTALMQDGYVTQFGPTAEIYRHPNTLTSARVFSDPPINSAMVAKKGDRAELGHGVGWRLIGPAAELKDGTYTVAVRPNYVSPVRTETAHVPMTGTVQITELSGSESTAHFRMGEETWVSLASGVHPYRVGEDHEFFMDPAHCFYFAPDGALVA
- a CDS encoding DUF2160 domain-containing protein codes for the protein MRLLAILFSLAPLAAAAQTQGWGDLGKAEEKGFSWTAPLWPSFWMAWTPATLAVFIGIFGAMGALTVLEIVRPGGAERKGVLGLVTTRGDRLFMTLLGTSYIFMAWLWLFGMPLWWPLAIAIAWGLFCFWKV
- a CDS encoding ABC transporter substrate-binding protein; the protein is MRKYLLSAVAVSAVIAGAGQAFADAAAAQKWIDDEFQPSVLSKEEQMAEMEWFISAAEPYAGMEINVLSEGIPTHSYESEVLTKAFEEITGIKVNHQILGEGEVVQAVQTQMQTQRNLYDGYVNDSDLIGTHSRLQLAYPLSDMMAGGWADVTNPGLDLDDFMGKQFTTGPDGKLYQLPDQQFANLYWFRKDWFDREDLQAQFKEKYGYDLGVPVNWSAYEDIAEFFTNDVKEIDGVQIYGHMDYGKRAPDLGWRMTDAWLSMAGAGTQGEPNGVPIDEWGIRMEAGTCNPVGASVSRGGEANGPAAVYAIAKWDEWLRKYAPPGAASYDFYQSLPALSQGNVAQQIFWYTAFTADMVKPKSEGNNTVDDEGNPLWRMAPSPHGPYWQEGQKVGYQDVGSWTFLKSTPEDRAKAAWLYGQFVTSKTVDTKKSHVGLTFIRDSTVRHESFTERAPKLGGLVEFYRSPDRVRWSPTGINVPDYPKLAQIWWQQIGDVNSGAFTPQEAMDRLAEEMDITMARMQAADESAGVYGGCGPRLNPEVDPSEWLGKPDGPKAKLDNEKPQGETVNYDELVARWAEN
- a CDS encoding BlaI/MecI/CopY family transcriptional regulator codes for the protein MSRKRKVKFLTEVELEFMSKLWELGEATVRDVQDALAPARKLAYTSAATILRILEQKEFVTSTKDGKTFVYRPALEKDEYQSRSLRNLSEKLFDNTPVSLVARLVDDNDLSEEALDEIRALIDNRLRDDNR
- a CDS encoding transglutaminase-like cysteine peptidase gives rise to the protein MMLPLWTRGPIDVSLRTIALCALVALGLPHGSQAASRIDPARLAPKSAIAAPSGAATLCHRYGWACSGSGAAIAPSDLLHHARRVNTAVNARTRELSDRSQYGIEEMWALPTRRGGDCEDFALEKKRRLIAAGLPARSLLIATVLDQRRNSHAVLVLRTEQGDFVLDNLRSGILDWRRTGYSFLKMQNPERPARWDAILAGGVFGRV
- a CDS encoding Gfo/Idh/MocA family protein, with amino-acid sequence MRIGVIGAAGKIGQMRVATVLSESRAELVAVMDMTIEKAKAHAHGVPAFTDLDAFLDVPMDAVVISTPAHVREPLCLAAFEHGLHVLSEKPLHNTVEGSRRILAAAKTAKRHLGAGFNMRYYPAFAYVKDVMESGEIGDIDHVRIYGGHAGLSNFAHDWEYKSELSGGGAMWDVGIHMTDMGRHLMGEITRVYGVSSNKVWGVEGSEDNAMAVFTAPSGLSAIYQASWNDWNGYKSMVEAYGTKGMVRGAYAPMRNDLIVMDRPGGAQRRTTKRYLDIAVREKLQSWKTTAVKSFADELSEFIDLVEGKTELRIADGHAGLRAIEVAAAVAESTRSGQAVELENLGPMRV